ATCGCTGCGATGAGTACCTTTCTCATAAAATGCCCTCCCTTTTCATTGTCTTATACCGGCAGGACCGGCGATTTCCGCCATGCTACTTATCAAAGAGGTTCTCAGAAGGCCACGATGCCTTCAGGGGATCCTTCATTTTTTCAAGGGCGTCATTGAACTGGCCCGATGCAAAGGCCGCCTCGGCCTTCATCTTCTCGAGTTCCCTGGCGAATATCTGCGCCTCCATCTCCACCTCGGCCTTCAGCTTCGCTATCTCTGTCTTTGCCTCGAGAGCGGCCGTCTCGGCCTCTCTCCTTGCTATGGCGACAGACACGTTGATTTCTTCAAGGGTGCCGGCTTCGGCCCTGTCCATCGCTGCTGCAGGGGAATGATCGGCTGCCTCTCTCCTGCCGGTCGCCTTCACCTCCCTGACTGAAAAGGACTCAATGACAAGGCCCATCCTGGAAAGGCTCTCCAATGAGCTTTTTGTCACTTCTGCTGAGAACTTATCCCTCTCCTTCTGAAGGTCCTGGAAGGTGGTTTTTGCGACAAGGCTCATGACCAGGTCTTCCAGATGCTCTTTCACCATGGCGATAATCTCTTCAGGCTTCTTCAGAAGAAACCTCTCAGCGGCCTTCTTAATCATTGCTCCGTCAGAGGGTATCTTCACAAGCGAGGCGGCATGGAGTGTGACAGGCACACCGTCAAGGGTAAGTGACTCGGGAGCAGCAATGTCAACCTTCATGGCCTCCAGCGACAGGCGGTCAAGCTTCTGGATGAAAGGCCATACCATGATGCCGCCGCCGGTGACTATCTTTATCCCGCCGCCGCCCGAGACTATGAGGGCCTCATTGGGGCCCACCTTGTGAAAGAGCCTCGCCATCATTGAAAATTCTACATATATGACGATTACAATCGCAAATAATGCTAATATGAGCAGAGGTGAAACACTCCCTCCCATGGACATGGCCCTCCTTTCCTTCAGCCTGATGCTGAAATACCCTTGCCGCGCCATCATGTGATATTGCTCTATGGACTGACGATTATCCTGAAAGCCGCGCGGGCGGGTGACAAATATTCTCATTGGATATTTCATCGGCACCGGTAGCCATTCCTTTAAGCGCGAAAGAAATTATCAGATCGGGTGGCAGAGGAAGCCCGGAGGATTAAGGTTCATTGAAGTCGAAGCATGGGAGGGTTCCTAGAAAGAAGTCACCTGTAGTATACGAGGGGAGGCGGTGCTCTATGGTCCGTGAGGCAATTGACGAGGTCCTTGAGGTAGCAGTCAAGAAAAACGCCAGTGATATCCACTTCATGGCAGGTCACAGCCCCAGCATCAGGGTAAACGGCGAGATACAGAAGCTTGATGAGATTCAGCCCCTTTCGCCAGAAAGGATAAATGCCATGATGGAGAGCCTGCTCTCAGAGGAGCAGGTGAACCGTTTCAGGAAAAGCAATGAGCTGGACTGCTCATATAACATCCCCGGCATCTCCCGTTTCAGGGCTAACTTCCACCAGTCCCGCGAAGGGATAGGGATGTCCTTCAGGATTATCTCCTCCACCATTCCCACCCCTGAGGAGCTGGGACTCACTGAATCCATGACGGCCCTCGCCTCCCTCCATAACGGCCTAGTGCTTGTCACGGGGCCCACGGGATGCGGAAAGACGACCACGATCGCCTGTCTCCTGGAGCTGATCAACCAGCAGCTCAAGGGCCATATTCTCACCGTGGAGGACCCCATAGAGTTCATCTTTGAGCCTAAAAAATGCATCATCACGCAGCGTGAGGTGGGCATCCACACCCAGACATTTGCAAACGCAATAAAATACGGCATGCGCCAGGACCCCGACGTAATCCTCATAGGAGAGATGAGGGACCTCGAGACCATCTCAATGGCCCTTACGGCGGCAGAGACAGGGCACCTTGTATTTGCCACGCTCCACACGAATGACGCCGCCAAGACCATTGACAGGATTGTTGACGTATTCCCACCATACCAGCAGCAGCAGATAAGGATACAGCTTGCCACCACGCTTCGCGTGGTTATCTGCCAGGTCCTCATCCCGAAACTCGACGGGAAAGGAAGGATTGCTTCCAGGGAGCTCCTTATCGTCAACAACCCCGTATCAGCCCTTATCAGGGAGGGGAAGACCCACCAGATTTACAATGCCATCGAAATGGGCCTCCGGGCCGGCATGATGCCCATGGACCGCTCTCTTGCGAATCTGGTGCGCAAGGGAGAGGTGAGCATGGAGGAGGCCATGGCCAAGTCCAACAATCTGCAGCAGTTTGAGAGCTATCTTCGCGTGTGAGGTGCCCATGAATGATCAGATGAGAGATAAGCTCAAAAACCTCGGGTTTTTCAAAAGCTTTTCCGAAGAGACGCTTTACAGGCTCTCCCTTATCTCGAAGGAGGCGGCTTTCCGCTGCGGAGAGGTGATAATTGAAGAGGGGAACGAGGAGAATGCCCTTTACTTCATGGTTTCAGGCGAGGTTTCCCTCCAGAAGAGGCTCGGGGGAGATGGCGGAGAGTTCAGCTCTGTAGGAATCATGGGGCGGGGAGATATATTCGGCGCAATAGAGACAGACCCTCACCGCAGGAGTTTTATCAGGGCTCAGGCCATTTCCGACGGTGAGCTGATTGTCCTTAAAAGCGATGAGCTCAGGACCCTTATCATGGATGACAGCTGCACCTCTTCCCTGTTTTTCCCGCACCTTGTGGAGGCCATCTCCAGGCGGCTCCTGGAAACCACACAGGAGCTGTCAGCTCTCTCCGAGATGAGCCTTCTTATCGCGTCCGGAAAGGATGTGACAGATCTCCTTGAAGGAGCCTGCTCAATCGTCGGCAGATCCATACCTTCCGTTGACGGGTGGCTCGTAGCCCTCTACAACCCTTACAGTGATGATTACGAGGTCGCCTGCCACCATGGCGTTACCTTTGAAGACCGCGTAATTTCCGCCCAGGACCCTCTCGTAAAGCATCTCAGGGCCCATGGCGGCTATTTCGAAGGAAATCCCGGCAAAGAGACGGAGACGTGGGGAGCAAGGTTTACAGGGATTTCCCGCGCTTTTATGACCTTCATGGGCGCAGGGACCGAAAACCTCGCTTTCATGGCCATGCTCTCCCGCTTGGAGGAGCCGCCCTTTACCGGCGCCCAGAAGAACCTCCTCCTCTCCCTTGCAAGGCAGCTCGCCGCCGCGCTGGAGCATGCCGCTGTCTGCCGCGAGGACTGTAACAGGGAGCGCCTTTCCAGGCATCAATTTCAGCCATGATTCCAATATCATACACAGTGAAAGGATACCATCATGCAGGAGCCTCAGCAGATAAAGCTTGAATACAGGCCCGTGGCCGGAGCCAGATGCCGTTTCCAGGTCACCACGAAGCTCCAGCAGGGAGTGGGAAATATCAATGTCACGACGGATCAGAGCTATGCCGTCGAGATGGTAATAGCCCAGGAGATACTGGAAGTGCGCGGTGATCGCACCTTCAGGGCGCGCTACACGATAGAATCAGCGGTCATGAAGATGGGAGGCCTCTCAAGTCCGGTCCCCCATCAGGGCCGGGAGGTCGTGGTGACCATGAAACCCAACGGCGAGATTCTGGAATCCTCAAGGGAATTTCCCTTTTCAAACCCCACGTTCCCTGAGGGCCCTCTTGCCATAAATGCCGCCTGGAAGGGGAAAAGCGAGATCATAATCCCCATCACGGAGCGGATTCCCCAGGCCACTCCCCAAGGAACCCTGGAGCTGGAGTATCATTACACCCTTG
The sequence above is a segment of the Candidatus Eremiobacterota bacterium genome. Coding sequences within it:
- a CDS encoding type IV pilus twitching motility protein PilT, producing the protein MVREAIDEVLEVAVKKNASDIHFMAGHSPSIRVNGEIQKLDEIQPLSPERINAMMESLLSEEQVNRFRKSNELDCSYNIPGISRFRANFHQSREGIGMSFRIISSTIPTPEELGLTESMTALASLHNGLVLVTGPTGCGKTTTIACLLELINQQLKGHILTVEDPIEFIFEPKKCIITQREVGIHTQTFANAIKYGMRQDPDVILIGEMRDLETISMALTAAETGHLVFATLHTNDAAKTIDRIVDVFPPYQQQQIRIQLATTLRVVICQVLIPKLDGKGRIASRELLIVNNPVSALIREGKTHQIYNAIEMGLRAGMMPMDRSLANLVRKGEVSMEEAMAKSNNLQQFESYLRV
- a CDS encoding SPFH domain-containing protein, yielding MGGSVSPLLILALFAIVIVIYVEFSMMARLFHKVGPNEALIVSGGGGIKIVTGGGIMVWPFIQKLDRLSLEAMKVDIAAPESLTLDGVPVTLHAASLVKIPSDGAMIKKAAERFLLKKPEEIIAMVKEHLEDLVMSLVAKTTFQDLQKERDKFSAEVTKSSLESLSRMGLVIESFSVREVKATGRREAADHSPAAAMDRAEAGTLEEINVSVAIARREAETAALEAKTEIAKLKAEVEMEAQIFARELEKMKAEAAFASGQFNDALEKMKDPLKASWPSENLFDK
- a CDS encoding cyclic nucleotide-binding domain-containing protein, which codes for MNDQMRDKLKNLGFFKSFSEETLYRLSLISKEAAFRCGEVIIEEGNEENALYFMVSGEVSLQKRLGGDGGEFSSVGIMGRGDIFGAIETDPHRRSFIRAQAISDGELIVLKSDELRTLIMDDSCTSSLFFPHLVEAISRRLLETTQELSALSEMSLLIASGKDVTDLLEGACSIVGRSIPSVDGWLVALYNPYSDDYEVACHHGVTFEDRVISAQDPLVKHLRAHGGYFEGNPGKETETWGARFTGISRAFMTFMGAGTENLAFMAMLSRLEEPPFTGAQKNLLLSLARQLAAALEHAAVCREDCNRERLSRHQFQP